In a genomic window of Myotis daubentonii chromosome 18, mMyoDau2.1, whole genome shotgun sequence:
- the F11R gene encoding junctional adhesion molecule A translates to MGSKAKVGSQELLLFASVILCSLALGRGAVYTSNPEVKIPEDKPAKLSCSYSGFSSPRVEWKFAQGDITSLVCYNNKITAPFEDRVTFSNTGITFHSVTRKDTGMYTCMVSDEGGTAYGEVSVQLIVLVPPSKPTVTIPSSATIGSRAVLTCSEADGSPPSEYLWYRDGALMPLEPKRNRAFSNSSYSLNPKTGELVFDPVSASDTGEYSCQAQNGYGTPMMSDAVRMEAVELNVGGIVAAVLVTLILLGFLIFGIWFAYSRGYFDRKKKG, encoded by the exons GCTCGCTGGCGCTGGGCAGGGGAGCCGTGTACACTTCCAACCCCGAGGTCAAAATTCCCGAGGATAAAC CCGCCAAGTTGTCCTGCTCCTACTCGGGCTTCTCCTCTCCCCGAGTGGAGTGGAAGTTTGCCCAGGGTGACATCACCAGCCTCGTCTGCTATAACAACAAGATCACAG CTCCCTTTGAGGACAGAGTCACCTTCTCAAACACTGGCATCACCTTCCACTCCGTGACCCGGAAGGACACGGGGATGTACACGTGCATGGTCTCGGATGAAGGCGGCACCGCCTACGGGGAGGTCAGCGTGCAGCTCATTGTCCTTG TGCCGCCATCCAAACCCACGGTCACCATCCCCTCCTCCGCCACCATCGGGAGCCGGGCGGTGCTGACGTGTTCGGAGGCGGACGGCTCCCCGCCCTCTGAGTACCTGTGGTACAGGGATGGGGCCCTGATGCCTCTGGAGCCCAAGAGAAACCGTGCCTTCAGCAACTCTTCCTACAGCCTGAACCCCAAGACAGGGGAGCTG GTCTTTGATCCCGTCTCGGCCTCTGATACCGGAGAGTACTCTTGCCAGGCACAGAACGGGTACGGGACACCCATGATGTCCGATGCTGTGCGCATGGAGGCTG TGGAGCTGAATGTTGGGGGCATCGTGGCAGCGGTCCTCGTGACACTCATTCTCCTTGGATTCCTGATTTTCGGCATCTGGTTCGCCTACAGCCGTGGCTACTTTGACA gaaagaagaaagggtgA